The Streptomyces sp. P9-A4 genome contains a region encoding:
- a CDS encoding AfsR/SARP family transcriptional regulator: MQPSYRVLGPCQAFRTDDGTEAVLGGARLRALLSALAATGGRAVGTRALIDQVWADTDPADAPGQDRTEALQALVGRLRRAVGRDAVVSVPGGGYRLAAGPDDIDLHRFERLAAEGAAALADGHAGRAAVLLDEALGLWRGPALADLPGRDTDPLVVGIEQRHHQARRDRFAADLALGRATEVLPPLAALAAGQPLDEPLQALRIRALRASGRPAEALAAYEEVRVGLADRLGTEPGPELRALYAELLGDAPVPRPPVPPYAAAGPAPAPETPAPAPYPTAGVLPARLTSFVGRGRELDALAAGWGERRLVTLTGPGGVGKTRLALEAAGTYEGRVHLAELASVREESTVAAAVLTALGGRGTRLWRSPSVPDSGPEDPFAELVEHCAVRRLLLVLDNCEHVVDAAAALVQALLTRCPGVTVLATSREALGVPGEVVRPLGPLPMDMALRLLGERGAAARQGFTVGEDRSAAEEVCRRLDGLPLAIELAAARLRVLSVRQIADRLDDRFRLLTTGARTALPRQQTLRAVVDWSWELLDAAERAVLRRLAVFTGGTELAAAEAVCAGEGAGGVSEAPGPQAVSDAVDATDAVDTLDAMDAMDAMDVLDVLGALVDKSLVVAEPGRDGEGTRFRLLETVAEYAAERLAESGERTAVERRHLTYHRELARRTEPELRGPGQVAAIARLEREHGNLRGALRTAVALGDEQEVLCLVHSLSWFWQLRNHQVDARTWAVEAGRLGPDPFEEPVRPAGPLDGRVTDVPPPWSGERLREARRGGHLYALATQEAEGATALERPETRARLAAVVAAYRPGLPQTCRQPGTMWHFARLMTGELAGLDETLTAIVRVCRDHAPGWDLAFGLLIRAKLAGQAPDAAEALALFEAAGDSWGTAESLAARGEAYERAGRLEEAAADFERAAVAAARIGARSQVPVFTARLAAVRLRLRPDGDEAAERLLAEAADGAGEWGAESAGSARLLLAQHYGHTGRTDLARKQLTLLEGEFGEVTPALFWGLVGGAWAWLDCLDGAYDRAVERLGRAVDDVETLAHLVAPHLVVVQFATAAWALGGRGGPGDAGTGAGLLGAYDTHAGDDTGGGFRPFAPRTEALIRGRAEKSLRAALSPGEYARRYAEGAALTLRSAARLVRHSAGAVPEAVPDAVRVAGHENGECRKNT, encoded by the coding sequence GTGCAGCCGTCCTACCGTGTCCTCGGTCCCTGTCAGGCTTTCCGTACCGACGACGGGACGGAGGCGGTTCTCGGCGGTGCCCGGCTCCGCGCCTTGCTCTCCGCGCTCGCCGCGACGGGCGGCCGGGCCGTGGGTACGCGCGCGTTGATCGACCAGGTGTGGGCCGACACGGACCCGGCCGACGCTCCCGGCCAGGACCGTACGGAAGCACTCCAGGCCCTCGTCGGACGCCTGCGCCGGGCCGTGGGCCGCGATGCGGTGGTCTCCGTGCCCGGTGGCGGCTACCGGCTGGCCGCCGGGCCGGACGACATCGACCTCCACCGCTTCGAACGGCTCGCCGCCGAGGGAGCCGCCGCCCTCGCCGACGGGCACGCCGGGCGTGCGGCGGTCCTCCTCGACGAGGCCCTGGGGCTGTGGCGCGGGCCCGCCCTCGCCGACCTGCCCGGCCGGGACACCGACCCCCTCGTCGTAGGGATCGAGCAACGGCATCACCAGGCCCGACGCGACCGGTTCGCCGCCGACCTGGCCCTCGGCCGGGCCACCGAGGTCCTTCCGCCGCTGGCCGCCCTCGCGGCCGGGCAGCCGCTCGACGAACCCCTCCAGGCGCTGCGTATCCGCGCCCTGCGGGCGTCCGGGCGCCCGGCGGAGGCCCTCGCGGCGTACGAGGAGGTACGCGTGGGCCTCGCGGACCGACTGGGCACGGAACCGGGGCCGGAACTGCGGGCGCTGTACGCGGAACTGCTCGGGGACGCGCCCGTTCCCCGGCCGCCCGTACCCCCGTACGCCGCCGCGGGGCCGGCGCCCGCTCCCGAGACGCCTGCCCCGGCCCCGTACCCCACGGCCGGTGTCCTCCCCGCCCGGCTGACCTCGTTCGTCGGGCGCGGTCGCGAGCTGGACGCGCTCGCCGCGGGGTGGGGCGAGCGTCGGCTCGTCACGCTCACCGGCCCCGGCGGTGTGGGCAAGACCCGGCTGGCCCTGGAGGCGGCCGGGACGTACGAAGGGCGGGTCCATCTCGCCGAACTCGCCTCCGTGCGCGAGGAGTCCACCGTCGCCGCCGCCGTCCTCACCGCGCTCGGCGGGCGCGGCACCCGGCTCTGGCGCAGCCCCTCCGTCCCCGACAGCGGCCCCGAGGACCCGTTCGCCGAACTCGTGGAGCACTGCGCGGTGCGGCGTCTGCTGCTCGTCCTCGACAACTGCGAGCACGTGGTCGACGCGGCTGCCGCGCTCGTCCAGGCCCTGCTGACGCGCTGCCCGGGAGTGACCGTGCTCGCGACGAGCCGGGAGGCGCTGGGGGTGCCGGGGGAGGTGGTGCGGCCGCTGGGGCCGTTGCCCATGGACATGGCGTTGCGCCTGCTGGGGGAGCGGGGTGCGGCGGCGCGGCAGGGCTTCACCGTGGGGGAGGACCGGAGCGCGGCCGAGGAGGTGTGCCGTCGTCTCGACGGGCTGCCCCTGGCGATCGAGCTGGCGGCGGCGCGGTTGCGGGTGCTGTCGGTGCGGCAGATCGCGGACCGGCTGGACGACCGGTTCCGGTTGCTGACGACGGGGGCGCGGACGGCGCTGCCGCGCCAGCAGACCCTGCGGGCGGTGGTGGACTGGTCGTGGGAGCTGCTCGACGCGGCGGAGCGGGCGGTGTTGCGGCGGCTCGCGGTGTTCACGGGGGGTACGGAGCTGGCGGCGGCGGAGGCCGTGTGCGCGGGGGAGGGCGCCGGGGGCGTGTCCGAGGCCCCGGGCCCGCAGGCGGTCTCGGACGCGGTGGACGCGACGGACGCCGTGGACACCTTGGACGCCATGGACGCCATGGACGCCATGGATGTCCTGGACGTTCTGGGTGCCCTTGTCGACAAGTCGTTGGTCGTGGCCGAGCCCGGCCGGGACGGTGAAGGCACGCGGTTCCGGCTCCTTGAGACCGTGGCGGAGTACGCGGCGGAACGACTGGCGGAGTCCGGGGAACGGACGGCGGTGGAACGGCGCCATCTCACGTACCACCGGGAACTGGCCAGGCGTACCGAACCGGAGCTGCGGGGCCCGGGACAGGTCGCCGCCATCGCCCGCCTCGAGCGCGAGCACGGCAATCTGCGCGGCGCCCTGCGGACGGCCGTCGCCCTCGGCGACGAGCAGGAGGTGCTCTGTCTCGTCCACTCGCTCAGCTGGTTCTGGCAACTGCGCAACCACCAGGTCGACGCCAGGACCTGGGCGGTCGAGGCGGGCCGGCTCGGCCCCGACCCGTTCGAGGAGCCCGTCCGCCCCGCCGGGCCGCTGGACGGCCGGGTCACGGACGTGCCCCCGCCGTGGAGCGGCGAACGGCTCCGGGAGGCGCGCCGCGGCGGACACCTGTACGCGCTGGCGACCCAGGAAGCCGAGGGCGCCACCGCGCTCGAACGCCCCGAGACCCGCGCCCGGCTCGCCGCGGTCGTCGCGGCGTACCGTCCGGGACTTCCGCAGACCTGCCGGCAGCCGGGCACGATGTGGCACTTCGCCCGCCTCATGACGGGGGAACTCGCCGGGCTCGACGAGACCCTCACGGCGATCGTCCGGGTCTGCCGCGACCACGCCCCCGGCTGGGACCTGGCCTTCGGCCTCCTCATCCGCGCCAAACTCGCCGGTCAGGCCCCCGACGCCGCCGAGGCGCTCGCCCTCTTCGAGGCCGCGGGCGACTCCTGGGGGACCGCGGAATCCCTCGCCGCCCGGGGCGAGGCCTACGAGCGCGCGGGCCGGCTGGAGGAGGCCGCAGCCGACTTCGAGCGGGCCGCGGTCGCCGCCGCCCGGATCGGCGCGCGCTCCCAGGTTCCCGTCTTCACGGCCCGCCTGGCGGCCGTACGGCTCCGGCTCCGCCCGGACGGGGACGAGGCCGCCGAACGACTCCTGGCCGAGGCGGCCGACGGGGCGGGGGAGTGGGGCGCCGAGTCGGCCGGCTCCGCCCGTCTGCTGCTCGCCCAGCACTACGGCCACACCGGTCGTACCGACCTCGCCAGGAAACAGCTCACCCTCCTCGAAGGAGAGTTCGGCGAGGTCACGCCCGCGCTCTTCTGGGGGCTCGTCGGTGGGGCGTGGGCCTGGCTGGACTGCCTGGACGGCGCGTACGACCGGGCCGTGGAGCGGCTCGGACGGGCCGTCGACGACGTGGAGACCCTGGCCCACCTGGTCGCCCCGCACCTCGTCGTCGTCCAGTTCGCGACGGCCGCGTGGGCCCTCGGCGGGCGCGGCGGGCCGGGCGACGCCGGTACGGGCGCCGGCCTCCTCGGGGCGTACGACACCCACGCCGGGGACGACACCGGAGGCGGCTTCCGCCCCTTCGCCCCGCGGACGGAGGCCCTGATCCGGGGGCGGGCCGAGAAGAGCCTCCGGGCGGCCCTCTCTCCCGGGGAGTACGCCCGGCGGTACGCCGAGGGCGCGGCGCTCACCCTCAGATCGGCCGCGAGGCTCGTACGCCACTCGGCGGGAGCGGTACCGGAGGCGGTACCGGATGCGGTGCGGGTGGCCGGACACGAGAATGGCGAGTGCCGGAAGAACACGTAG
- a CDS encoding SpoIIE family protein phosphatase yields MTDEDRRTRNGEIGPAEWLAMNRTGSFDWNLDTGTLDVDESGLLVFGLAPEAYDGRPASLVARLSPEERGRLEGVVREAVKSGEVSYTAHFPIPQSDGTPHWTHVQARILRSPDGRARRIVGVVRDTTAEVTRFAFVQELEKRREVQTSIVERTTNALSRAVTVDDVTAALTGPGGLARLGADGLALGLVENGSLNIIALSGESLDVLDNLRNRRLDRGLPLAEAVLSGRPRFVSSFPSLGRDFPELAPYLARLDFRAACYLPLVAQARSLGGMALFYRGRTSFNADERNLALGLAAIVAQSLQRAILFDEERELATGLQETMLPRRIPEITGGEIAVRYHAAWSGRQVGGDWYDVIALPRGRVGIVVGDVQGHDTHAAAIMGQLRIALRAYAGEGHAPSTVLARASRFLAELDTNRFATCTYAQVDLASGTLRAVRAGHLGPLIRHTDGRVGQPKLRGGLPLGIATVFGDEEFPETRLDLVPGETLVLCTDGLVEQPGSDIETGLTALSEAISSGPPQAEALADHLSERLWERWGSGDDVALLVLRRSPDPGTHRAPRIHQYIHQADPQGLSDARAAVGQALRDWGMPELADDAELLTGELLVNVLLHTEGGAVLTLEVLPEPVRRVRLSVQDRSSAWPRRRTPGEAATSGRGLLLLDALASRWGVEPRGEGKAVWCEIGPAPVPQPGTA; encoded by the coding sequence ATGACCGATGAAGACCGGCGTACGCGCAATGGCGAGATCGGGCCCGCCGAGTGGCTCGCCATGAACCGGACCGGCAGCTTCGACTGGAATCTCGACACGGGCACCCTCGATGTCGACGAGTCGGGCCTGCTGGTCTTCGGGCTGGCCCCGGAGGCCTACGACGGCCGTCCGGCCTCGCTCGTCGCACGGCTCTCGCCCGAGGAGCGGGGCCGGCTGGAGGGCGTCGTACGCGAGGCCGTCAAGAGCGGCGAGGTCTCGTACACGGCGCACTTCCCCATTCCGCAGAGCGACGGAACACCCCACTGGACGCATGTGCAGGCACGGATCCTGCGCTCGCCCGACGGGCGGGCCCGGCGGATCGTCGGCGTCGTGCGGGACACGACCGCCGAGGTCACCCGTTTCGCGTTCGTCCAGGAGCTGGAGAAGCGGCGCGAGGTCCAGACGAGCATCGTCGAGCGGACGACGAACGCACTGTCCCGGGCGGTGACGGTGGACGACGTGACGGCAGCCCTGACGGGGCCCGGCGGGCTCGCCCGGCTCGGCGCGGACGGGCTCGCGCTGGGCCTCGTGGAGAACGGTTCCCTCAACATCATCGCGCTGAGCGGCGAATCCCTCGACGTGCTCGACAACCTCCGGAACCGCCGCCTGGACCGGGGGCTGCCGCTGGCCGAGGCCGTACTGAGCGGGCGGCCCCGGTTCGTGTCCTCGTTCCCGTCACTGGGGCGGGACTTCCCCGAACTCGCGCCGTACCTGGCCCGGCTGGACTTCCGCGCGGCCTGCTATCTGCCGCTGGTGGCCCAGGCCAGGTCGCTCGGCGGCATGGCCCTGTTCTACCGGGGCCGTACCTCCTTCAACGCCGACGAGCGCAACCTCGCGCTGGGTCTCGCGGCGATCGTCGCCCAGTCGCTCCAGCGGGCCATCCTCTTCGACGAGGAACGGGAGCTGGCGACCGGCCTCCAGGAGACGATGCTGCCGCGCCGCATCCCGGAGATCACCGGCGGCGAGATCGCGGTGCGCTACCACGCGGCGTGGAGCGGGCGGCAGGTCGGCGGCGACTGGTACGACGTGATCGCGCTGCCCCGCGGCCGGGTCGGGATCGTCGTGGGCGACGTCCAGGGCCACGACACGCACGCCGCCGCCATCATGGGGCAGCTGCGGATCGCCCTGCGCGCGTACGCGGGTGAGGGCCACGCCCCGTCGACGGTCCTCGCGCGCGCCTCCCGGTTCCTCGCCGAACTGGACACCAACCGCTTCGCGACCTGCACGTACGCGCAGGTGGACCTGGCGAGCGGCACCCTGCGCGCGGTACGGGCCGGGCATCTCGGGCCGCTGATCCGGCACACCGACGGGCGGGTCGGGCAGCCCAAACTGCGGGGCGGGCTGCCGCTGGGTATCGCGACCGTGTTCGGGGACGAGGAGTTCCCGGAGACCCGGCTCGACCTGGTCCCCGGGGAGACGCTCGTGCTGTGCACGGACGGTCTCGTCGAGCAGCCGGGTTCGGACATCGAGACCGGTCTCACCGCGCTGTCGGAGGCGATCAGCAGCGGGCCGCCGCAGGCGGAGGCCCTCGCCGACCATCTGTCCGAGCGACTGTGGGAGCGCTGGGGCTCGGGCGACGACGTGGCGCTGCTCGTCCTGCGGCGCAGCCCGGACCCGGGCACGCACCGGGCGCCGCGGATCCACCAGTACATCCACCAGGCCGATCCGCAGGGCCTCTCCGACGCGCGTGCGGCGGTCGGGCAGGCGCTCCGCGACTGGGGGATGCCGGAGCTGGCGGACGACGCCGAGCTGCTGACCGGCGAACTGCTCGTCAACGTGCTGCTGCACACCGAGGGGGGCGCCGTACTGACCCTGGAGGTGCTGCCCGAGCCGGTGCGGCGCGTCCGGCTGTCGGTGCAGGACCGGTCGAGCGCCTGGCCCCGGCGGCGCACCCCGGGCGAGGCGGCCACCTCGGGCCGGGGGCTGTTGCTGCTGGACGCGCTGGCCTCGCGGTGGGGCGTTGAGCCGCGCGGCGAGGGCAAGGCGGTGTGGTGCGAGATCGGCCCGGCGCCGGTGCCGCAGCCGGGAACTGCCTGA
- a CDS encoding PHP domain-containing protein, translating to MDPVAALNRIAFLLERAQAPTYRARAFRTAAVAVAALPAGEVERRAAAGTLEAVKGLGPKTAAVVREALDGRVPEYLAGLEAELEESLRTAEPTSGGEALRAALRGDCHLHSDWSDGGASIEDMGRAAAAIGHAWAVLTDHSPRLTVARGLSPERLREQLDVVARLNEEWAPFRLLTGIECDILDDGSLDQEPELLDRLDLVVGSVHSKLRMEAGAMTRRLERAVRNPLMDVLGHCTGRLVAGGRLRPESEFDAERVFAACAESGTAVEINSRPERLDPPRRLLRLAVAAGTYIAVDTDAHAPGQLEWQILGCARAEECGVPEDRVINTWTAERLLEWARR from the coding sequence GTGGACCCCGTGGCCGCACTGAACCGCATCGCGTTCCTGCTCGAACGCGCCCAGGCGCCGACGTACCGCGCGCGAGCATTCCGTACCGCCGCCGTCGCGGTCGCCGCCCTGCCGGCCGGCGAGGTGGAGCGGCGCGCGGCGGCCGGCACCCTGGAGGCCGTGAAGGGCCTCGGGCCGAAGACGGCGGCGGTGGTACGGGAGGCGCTCGACGGGCGGGTCCCGGAGTATCTGGCGGGGCTTGAGGCGGAGCTCGAGGAGTCCCTGCGGACGGCCGAACCCACCAGCGGGGGCGAGGCGTTGCGGGCGGCGCTGCGGGGCGACTGTCACCTCCATTCGGACTGGTCGGACGGAGGAGCCTCGATCGAGGACATGGGCCGCGCGGCGGCGGCGATCGGCCACGCGTGGGCGGTGCTCACCGACCACTCGCCCCGGCTGACCGTGGCACGGGGCCTGTCACCGGAGCGGCTGCGGGAGCAGCTGGACGTGGTGGCGCGGCTGAACGAGGAGTGGGCGCCGTTCCGGCTGCTGACCGGCATCGAGTGCGACATCCTGGACGACGGTTCGCTCGACCAGGAGCCCGAGCTGCTCGACCGTCTCGATCTGGTGGTCGGTTCGGTCCACTCGAAGCTCCGGATGGAGGCGGGGGCGATGACCCGCCGGCTCGAACGGGCGGTGCGCAACCCTTTGATGGACGTGCTCGGGCACTGCACCGGCCGGCTGGTGGCGGGCGGACGGCTGCGGCCGGAGTCGGAGTTCGACGCGGAGCGGGTGTTCGCCGCGTGCGCCGAATCGGGGACGGCCGTCGAGATCAACAGCCGCCCGGAGCGGCTCGATCCGCCTCGGCGGCTGCTCCGGCTGGCGGTGGCGGCGGGGACGTACATCGCGGTGGACACGGACGCCCACGCCCCCGGCCAGCTGGAGTGGCAGATCCTCGGCTGCGCGCGGGCGGAGGAGTGCGGGGTGCCGGAGGACCGGGTGATCAACACCTGGACCGCGGAACGGCTGTTGGAGTGGGCGCGGAGGTAG
- a CDS encoding NADP-dependent succinic semialdehyde dehydrogenase yields MGIATVNPATGETLRTYEAHSPEEVERRIAAAHEAYRQYRTTSFAERARLMRAAATLLDEDTDDIARTMTVEMGKPLVAARAEAAKCAKAMRWYARNAEELLADEHPAESDVQDSGADIARVHYRPLGPILAVMPWNFPLWQVIRFAAPALMAGNTGLLKHASNVPRTALYLGDLFRRAGYPEGCFQALLIGARDVEGVLRDPRVVAATLTGSEPAGRAVAAVAGDEVKKTVLELGGSDPFVVMPSADIVAAVKTAVTARVQNNGQSCIAAKRFIVHQDVYDDFSERFTAAMNALTVGNPLDESTDVGPLATEQGRAELEALVDDAVRLGATVLCGGHRPEEPGLRDGWYYRPTVLTGITPRMRIHQEETFGPVATVYPVSDIEEAVTVANDSPFGLSSNVWTRSPEDVAFFVRDLEAGGVFVNGMTASHPALPFGGIKRSGYGRELSGHGIREFCNATTVWQRA; encoded by the coding sequence ATGGGCATCGCCACCGTGAACCCCGCGACCGGCGAGACACTGCGTACGTACGAGGCCCACTCGCCCGAGGAGGTCGAGCGGCGGATCGCCGCCGCGCACGAGGCGTACCGCCAGTACCGCACCACGTCCTTCGCCGAGCGCGCCCGCCTCATGCGCGCCGCCGCCACGCTCCTCGACGAGGACACCGACGACATCGCCCGCACCATGACCGTCGAGATGGGCAAACCCCTCGTCGCGGCCCGCGCCGAGGCCGCCAAGTGCGCCAAGGCCATGCGCTGGTACGCCCGTAACGCCGAGGAGCTGCTCGCCGACGAGCACCCCGCCGAGAGCGACGTCCAGGACTCCGGCGCGGACATCGCCCGCGTCCACTACCGGCCCCTCGGCCCCATCCTCGCCGTCATGCCCTGGAACTTCCCGCTCTGGCAGGTGATCCGCTTCGCCGCGCCCGCGCTCATGGCCGGCAACACAGGCCTCCTCAAGCACGCCTCCAACGTCCCGAGGACCGCGCTCTACCTCGGGGACCTCTTCCGCCGCGCCGGATACCCCGAGGGCTGCTTCCAGGCCCTGCTGATCGGCGCGCGCGACGTAGAAGGTGTTCTGCGGGACCCCAGGGTCGTCGCCGCCACCCTCACCGGCAGCGAGCCGGCCGGCCGGGCCGTCGCCGCCGTCGCCGGCGACGAGGTGAAGAAGACCGTCCTGGAGCTCGGCGGCAGCGACCCGTTCGTCGTCATGCCCTCCGCCGACATCGTCGCGGCCGTCAAGACCGCCGTCACCGCCCGCGTCCAGAACAACGGGCAGTCGTGCATCGCCGCCAAGCGGTTCATCGTCCACCAGGACGTCTACGACGACTTCTCCGAGCGCTTCACCGCCGCCATGAACGCCCTCACCGTCGGCAACCCCCTCGACGAGTCCACCGACGTCGGCCCCCTCGCCACCGAACAGGGCAGGGCCGAGCTGGAGGCGCTCGTCGACGACGCGGTACGGCTCGGCGCCACCGTCCTCTGCGGCGGCCACCGGCCCGAGGAACCCGGCCTCCGGGACGGCTGGTACTACCGGCCCACCGTCCTCACCGGCATCACCCCCCGGATGCGGATCCACCAGGAGGAGACCTTCGGCCCGGTCGCCACCGTCTACCCCGTGAGCGACATCGAGGAGGCCGTCACCGTCGCCAACGACTCCCCGTTCGGCCTCAGTTCCAACGTGTGGACCCGGTCCCCCGAGGACGTCGCCTTCTTCGTCCGCGACCTGGAGGCCGGCGGCGTCTTCGTCAACGGCATGACCGCCTCCCACCCCGCGCTCCCCTTCGGCGGGATCAAGCGCTCCGGGTACGGGCGTGAGCTGTCCGGCCACGGCATCCGCGAGTTCTGCAACGCGACCACGGTCTGGCAGCGCGCCTGA
- a CDS encoding VOC family protein, protein MACRISELIIDAADPEKLAVFWSEVLGYVELGREDDGSIEIGPPEVGFGGPQPTLVLSPSSTPRTGKLRLHIDVNPTDRDQDAELERLLALGARRADVGQTGTESWHVLADPEGNEFCLLRTRIRPM, encoded by the coding sequence ATGGCATGCCGCATCAGCGAGTTGATCATCGACGCCGCCGACCCCGAGAAGCTGGCGGTGTTCTGGAGCGAGGTCCTCGGTTACGTCGAGCTGGGCCGGGAGGACGACGGGAGCATCGAGATCGGTCCGCCCGAGGTGGGTTTCGGCGGCCCGCAGCCGACCCTCGTCCTGAGCCCGAGCAGCACTCCTCGCACCGGGAAGCTCCGCCTGCACATCGACGTGAATCCCACCGACCGTGACCAGGACGCCGAGCTGGAGCGGCTGCTCGCACTCGGCGCGAGGCGGGCCGACGTGGGCCAGACGGGCACGGAGAGCTGGCACGTGCTGGCGGACCCGGAAGGCAACGAGTTCTGCCTCCTGCGCACCCGGATCCGACCGATGTGA
- a CDS encoding alpha-ketoglutarate-dependent dioxygenase AlkB — translation MPRESRISDEIISYVLRTEENLFAELSASARLEDVGKGRRGAVLAKADEAGGVPLVRTTAQYTNPAQRFRAVHERLGQQIQERAALPVGFNNALIESYTNAYTTMGSHSDQALDLAMESFIAVLSCYEHPEAGPPRKLVFESKGPDGEKFEIPLTHNGFVAFSVASNRRLRHKIILDASARTTENQWLGVTFRTSNTFVRYHDGHAYLPQRTRLTPADDEQRREFYRLRRRENNETDFTYPPLTYTISESDLMPPV, via the coding sequence TTGCCCCGCGAATCTAGGATCTCGGACGAGATCATCTCCTACGTTCTGCGAACCGAGGAGAATCTCTTCGCGGAGCTTTCCGCGTCGGCTCGACTGGAAGACGTAGGCAAAGGCCGACGAGGCGCCGTCCTGGCCAAGGCCGACGAGGCGGGTGGCGTGCCTCTAGTACGTACTACCGCCCAATACACCAACCCGGCGCAGCGTTTCCGTGCGGTGCACGAGCGGCTCGGCCAACAGATCCAAGAACGTGCGGCGCTCCCGGTCGGCTTCAACAACGCCCTCATCGAGAGCTACACGAACGCCTATACAACCATGGGCAGCCACTCCGACCAAGCCCTCGATCTGGCCATGGAATCATTCATCGCCGTACTCTCCTGCTACGAACACCCCGAAGCGGGCCCACCGAGGAAGCTCGTCTTCGAATCGAAGGGGCCCGATGGCGAGAAGTTCGAGATCCCCCTCACCCACAACGGTTTCGTAGCTTTCTCTGTCGCCTCGAACAGGCGGCTCAGGCACAAAATAATATTGGACGCATCGGCCAGGACGACGGAGAACCAATGGCTGGGTGTCACCTTCCGAACATCAAACACCTTCGTCCGATATCACGACGGACACGCATACCTCCCACAGCGCACGCGCCTCACGCCGGCCGACGATGAGCAGAGACGCGAGTTCTACCGACTCCGGCGCCGCGAGAACAACGAAACGGACTTCACCTACCCCCCGCTGACGTACACGATCAGCGAGAGCGACCTCATGCCACCCGTCTGA
- a CDS encoding alpha/beta hydrolase, with protein sequence MHLTSERRLDDGVLEREFTLGEIPGILWTPASAASSEPVPLILIGHPPLGLSRMYPRLAGRARYYAAEYGFASATIELPGSGDRPRWAAAEEARADLRRAMEAGGPVSDEIIDALVLPLVDKAVPEWQAALDALLALPEIGGPVGYEGGVISIGLRLAVVEPRIVAAGFFAGSLVPAVMFEEARQVTIPLHVLLQWDDEGNDRQAALDLFDAFGSKEKTLHANMGGHTGVPQFELDPGARFFARHLR encoded by the coding sequence ATGCACCTCACTTCTGAACGGCGCCTCGACGACGGCGTCCTCGAGCGCGAGTTCACCCTCGGGGAGATCCCCGGCATCCTGTGGACGCCCGCGTCCGCCGCCTCGTCCGAACCCGTGCCGCTGATCCTGATCGGCCACCCCCCTCTCGGACTGAGCCGGATGTACCCGCGGCTGGCCGGGCGGGCCCGGTACTACGCGGCGGAGTACGGCTTCGCCTCGGCCACCATCGAGCTTCCCGGGAGCGGTGACCGGCCGCGTTGGGCCGCCGCCGAGGAGGCTCGCGCCGACCTGCGCCGGGCGATGGAGGCCGGTGGGCCCGTCAGCGACGAGATCATCGACGCCCTCGTCCTCCCGCTCGTCGACAAGGCGGTCCCGGAATGGCAGGCCGCCCTGGACGCCCTCCTCGCGCTGCCCGAGATCGGCGGCCCGGTCGGGTACGAGGGAGGCGTGATCTCCATCGGCCTCCGCCTCGCGGTGGTCGAGCCGCGGATCGTGGCCGCCGGGTTCTTTGCCGGGAGTCTCGTACCCGCCGTCATGTTCGAGGAGGCCCGCCAGGTCACCATTCCGCTGCACGTCCTGCTGCAGTGGGACGACGAAGGGAACGACCGGCAGGCCGCCCTGGACCTGTTCGACGCCTTCGGCTCCAAGGAGAAGACGCTGCACGCCAACATGGGCGGGCACACCGGCGTCCCGCAGTTCGAACTCGACCCCGGCGCCCGGTTCTTCGCCCGGCACCTGAGGTGA
- a CDS encoding nuclear transport factor 2 family protein: MQEETARSAIDTFISAFNASDDSYVTALLSQALTSDVVFWGPLGRSEGIAAVERFVLDIRRHPAGTGTMVRCSAVDMPDEWARYQWVFTTPDGGPRLTGTDVVHLRRSLIDQVIVFAGEIEPSAS, encoded by the coding sequence ATGCAGGAAGAGACGGCACGCTCCGCGATCGACACGTTCATCTCCGCGTTCAACGCCTCGGACGACAGCTATGTGACTGCCCTGCTCTCCCAGGCCCTGACCTCAGACGTGGTCTTCTGGGGGCCGTTGGGTCGCAGCGAAGGAATCGCGGCGGTCGAGCGGTTCGTGCTGGACATCCGGCGTCACCCGGCGGGGACCGGCACGATGGTGCGCTGCTCAGCGGTGGACATGCCTGACGAGTGGGCCCGGTACCAGTGGGTCTTCACCACGCCGGATGGCGGCCCCCGCCTGACGGGAACGGACGTCGTCCATCTGCGGCGGAGCCTCATCGACCAGGTCATCGTCTTTGCGGGGGAGATCGAGCCGTCCGCCTCCTGA